Proteins encoded in a region of the Rhodopirellula halodulae genome:
- a CDS encoding CotH kinase family protein: MSVPSRHRSRIVRRSIVLSALTALACGPGCSPNLQAQPPGGGPGGFGGQDQELVDKFDRDDNGWLNDEERVEAREFLKTNRSAEEGRGGRRGGDRPGPGFGGGFGPPPGGGEDGFGPGGFGPGGFGPGPGEGPPPGGPGFGPPGGFGPPEGGGPPEADRGRRGGPGRGGPPGMNRNRPEAKPGQQVSKDSVQPAEGDLYDTGVVRTLFMDFTVQDWEDELETFHRTDIEVPATITIDGVAYPNCGISFRGASSYGMVPRGYKRSFNISVDLADDDQTIGGYKTLNLLNGSSDDSMMSTVLYSHIANQYIPAPRANFVRVVVNGEDWGVFTNVEQFNKDFVKRNFGSGKGARWKVAGSPRGGGGLEYHGEDLEQYRHPFEQKKGDDEDLRRLVDLCRVLNETPTEQLPAALEPMVDIDNLLWFLALDNVLMNSDGYWIRASDYSIVLDKDNVFHFVPHDMNEAFRAAGGPGGPGGRGGPGGRGGRGGFDRGGFDRGGFDRGGFAGPQRDNARGGGRPDDSASSSPLGLDPLIGLNDPSKPLRSKVLAVPAYKEAYLSKVRQIAEESLDWKTIGPFVQSQASKIEPLLKVDTRKLGTFESFQAMTGESDVAHEPQGRGHGSMNIKQFADGRREFLLK; the protein is encoded by the coding sequence ATGTCTGTACCTTCCCGTCATCGCTCGCGAATCGTTCGGCGGTCGATCGTTCTGTCTGCTTTGACCGCCTTGGCATGCGGCCCCGGTTGTTCGCCGAATCTTCAGGCTCAACCACCCGGGGGTGGGCCAGGTGGATTTGGTGGCCAGGATCAAGAATTGGTCGACAAGTTCGATCGTGATGACAACGGCTGGTTGAATGACGAGGAACGTGTGGAAGCACGTGAGTTTCTCAAGACCAATCGCTCGGCTGAAGAAGGCCGCGGTGGCCGTCGAGGTGGTGATCGTCCTGGCCCTGGGTTCGGTGGCGGATTTGGACCTCCGCCCGGCGGTGGCGAAGACGGATTTGGCCCGGGTGGATTTGGTCCCGGCGGATTTGGTCCAGGACCTGGTGAAGGCCCGCCACCGGGAGGTCCCGGTTTTGGACCGCCCGGAGGATTCGGTCCGCCGGAAGGTGGCGGTCCACCGGAAGCCGATCGTGGCCGACGAGGTGGACCGGGACGTGGTGGCCCTCCGGGGATGAACCGAAATCGACCCGAGGCAAAACCGGGACAGCAGGTTTCCAAAGATTCGGTTCAGCCAGCCGAAGGTGATCTGTATGACACCGGTGTCGTTCGGACCTTGTTCATGGACTTCACCGTTCAGGACTGGGAAGACGAACTGGAAACCTTTCACCGGACGGACATCGAGGTTCCCGCGACGATCACGATCGACGGTGTTGCCTATCCAAATTGTGGTATCAGTTTCCGTGGTGCGAGTTCATATGGCATGGTGCCACGCGGCTACAAACGATCGTTCAACATCTCGGTCGATTTGGCGGACGACGATCAAACCATCGGTGGATACAAAACACTGAACCTGCTCAACGGTTCCAGTGATGATTCGATGATGAGCACCGTGCTCTACTCGCACATCGCCAACCAATACATCCCTGCACCGCGAGCCAACTTTGTTCGGGTGGTCGTCAACGGAGAAGATTGGGGCGTGTTCACCAACGTGGAGCAGTTCAACAAAGACTTCGTCAAGCGGAACTTCGGAAGCGGCAAGGGAGCCCGTTGGAAAGTTGCCGGCTCACCTCGCGGTGGAGGCGGGCTCGAGTACCACGGGGAAGACTTGGAACAATACCGTCACCCGTTCGAACAAAAGAAAGGTGACGATGAAGACCTGCGGCGTTTGGTCGACTTGTGCCGCGTGTTGAACGAAACACCAACGGAGCAACTGCCCGCCGCTTTGGAACCCATGGTCGACATCGACAATCTGCTTTGGTTCTTGGCGCTCGACAACGTGCTCATGAACTCGGATGGATATTGGATTCGAGCGAGTGACTACAGCATCGTGTTGGACAAGGACAACGTGTTCCACTTTGTGCCACACGATATGAACGAGGCATTCCGTGCTGCGGGAGGACCGGGAGGACCCGGCGGTCGTGGTGGCCCGGGCGGTCGCGGTGGACGTGGAGGTTTTGATCGGGGTGGTTTCGATCGGGGTGGCTTCGATCGAGGCGGATTTGCAGGACCGCAGCGTGACAACGCTCGAGGCGGTGGGCGTCCCGATGACAGCGCATCGTCGTCTCCGTTGGGCTTGGATCCATTGATTGGATTGAACGATCCGAGCAAACCGCTTCGCAGCAAAGTGTTGGCAGTGCCTGCGTACAAGGAAGCCTACTTGTCGAAGGTAAGACAAATCGCGGAAGAGTCGTTGGACTGGAAAACGATCGGACCGTTCGTTCAATCGCAAGCCTCGAAAATCGAGCCGTTGCTGAAAGTCGATACCCGTAAGCTGGGGACTTTTGAATCGTTCCAAGCGATGACTGGTGAGAGCGACGTCGCACATGAACCACAGGGACGAGGCCATGGCTCGATGAACATCAAGCAATTCGCCGACGGACGACGCGAATTTTTGCTGAAGTAG
- a CDS encoding prenyltransferase/squalene oxidase repeat-containing protein: MACAASLAISPLQSNQLFSQETPSTTTAESKDSKTDELRRQIVNKGLAFLAKEGQSDQGTFSDRVGPGVTALALTSALRNGKGVDDPMVAEGLRALEGYVKPDGGIYGNGRLKNYETCVAMVCFAEANASGKYNTLLQRAKAFVTGIQYGEGARDPSDPWYGGVGYGGAGRPDLSNTAYMVEALRAVETPANDPAIQRALVFISRCQNLDSQFNDTQFADKVDDGGFYYEIPTTKIDPSTSEERFTPNGGLRSYGSMGYTGLKSMIFAGLTKDDPRVKAALQWITDHYSVEKNPGMGSAGLYYYYHTFAAALDAAGLTEVVDADGKTHDWKADLITELAERQNDDGSWSNDNQRWFENDKNLATSFALMALGHCD, translated from the coding sequence ATGGCGTGTGCTGCGTCACTCGCCATCTCGCCGTTGCAATCCAACCAACTTTTCTCGCAAGAGACCCCATCCACCACGACGGCGGAATCGAAGGATTCCAAGACCGACGAGTTGCGGCGGCAAATCGTGAACAAGGGGTTGGCCTTCCTCGCCAAAGAGGGCCAATCCGATCAAGGCACGTTCTCTGACCGCGTCGGTCCCGGCGTGACCGCGTTGGCACTCACGTCGGCCCTTCGCAATGGAAAGGGTGTCGACGACCCAATGGTGGCCGAAGGACTTCGCGCGTTGGAAGGTTATGTCAAACCGGACGGCGGCATCTATGGAAATGGCCGTCTGAAGAACTACGAAACCTGCGTCGCCATGGTGTGCTTTGCGGAAGCCAACGCGTCCGGCAAATACAACACGCTGCTTCAACGAGCCAAAGCGTTTGTCACCGGCATTCAATACGGCGAAGGTGCTCGCGACCCCAGTGACCCTTGGTACGGTGGCGTTGGCTACGGTGGTGCCGGCCGCCCCGACTTGTCCAACACGGCTTACATGGTCGAGGCTCTGCGTGCCGTTGAGACTCCTGCCAACGACCCCGCCATTCAGCGTGCTTTGGTCTTCATCTCCAGATGCCAAAACCTCGACAGCCAATTCAACGACACGCAGTTCGCGGACAAGGTCGACGATGGTGGTTTCTACTACGAGATCCCCACCACAAAGATCGACCCGAGCACCTCGGAAGAACGCTTCACCCCCAACGGCGGACTTCGAAGCTACGGCAGCATGGGCTACACGGGACTGAAAAGCATGATCTTTGCCGGTCTGACGAAAGATGACCCGCGAGTGAAAGCTGCATTGCAGTGGATCACCGATCACTACAGCGTGGAGAAGAATCCGGGCATGGGTTCGGCGGGTCTATATTACTACTACCACACCTTTGCCGCCGCGTTGGATGCCGCCGGACTGACGGAAGTCGTCGATGCGGACGGCAAGACGCACGATTGGAAAGCCGACCTAATCACGGAGTTGGCCGAACGGCAAAATGACGATGGTTCTTGGAGCAATGACAATCAGCGTTGGTTTGAGAATGACAAAAACCTCGCGACCAGCTTCGCTTTGATGGCGTTGGGCCATTGCGATTGA
- a CDS encoding flavodoxin domain-containing protein: MTKVVNALCIASLMLAAWGCALWTDGTWWVAPPRVQRWWVATGGSVAYAVLCVWCFRDVLRNLPTVVAIDGVAGSHEQTDAGKSIGQPARPIAPVLVVYASETGFAEELAQQTVDLLQTLNRSVELLPLEEVTEVKLQQTSQAFFLASTAGEGEPPGHACEFHDTMMQSVWSLSGLRYAVLALGDSSYDEYCAFGRSVDAWLQRCGAVTSSDRIEVDDADPIALANWQASVEATVHGELVAS, encoded by the coding sequence ATGACGAAAGTCGTCAACGCCCTTTGCATCGCGAGTCTGATGCTCGCGGCTTGGGGATGTGCTCTGTGGACCGATGGCACGTGGTGGGTGGCTCCTCCGCGTGTCCAGCGGTGGTGGGTCGCCACGGGTGGTTCGGTGGCGTATGCCGTGTTGTGTGTTTGGTGCTTTCGTGACGTGCTGAGGAATCTGCCAACCGTTGTCGCGATTGACGGCGTTGCCGGTTCGCACGAACAAACGGATGCGGGCAAGTCGATCGGGCAACCCGCCCGACCAATCGCTCCCGTCTTGGTGGTTTACGCCAGCGAAACAGGTTTTGCCGAAGAGTTGGCACAGCAAACGGTGGATCTTTTGCAGACTTTGAATCGATCTGTTGAGCTGTTGCCGCTGGAAGAGGTGACCGAAGTAAAGTTGCAGCAAACATCCCAGGCGTTTTTTCTCGCCAGCACGGCGGGCGAAGGTGAGCCGCCGGGACATGCCTGCGAATTCCATGACACCATGATGCAGTCGGTTTGGTCGCTGTCTGGTTTGCGTTACGCCGTGCTCGCGTTGGGCGACAGCAGCTACGACGAATACTGCGCTTTCGGACGATCCGTTGACGCTTGGCTGCAGCGATGTGGTGCGGTGACCAGTTCCGATCGCATCGAGGTCGATGATGCGGATCCCATTGCATTGGCCAATTGGCAAGCCTCCGTGGAAGCAACCGTCCACGGCGAGTTGGTCGCTTCTTGA
- a CDS encoding DUF4198 domain-containing protein — translation MNRLVFSFLMLLVAVPSTSFAHKVWLLPSQTVFSGPEPWLTVDAAVSNDLFYFNHFPLGLDNLVVVAPDGTQVEAENKSTGKYRSVFDLPLTQQGTYRVAVVNNGAFASWEENGKRRRWRGSADAIASEIPADASNLRISESVGRVETFVTNGAPTEESLQPTGVGIELLPVTHPNDLYAGETATFRFLVNGKPAKDLEISVVQGGTRYRNSQEEQQLKTNENGEFEVAFGDAGMYWIETSHQDEQTKIERASSRRMSYAGTLEVLPQ, via the coding sequence ATGAATCGTTTGGTCTTTTCGTTCTTGATGTTGTTGGTTGCCGTTCCGTCGACCAGTTTTGCGCACAAGGTTTGGCTGTTGCCATCGCAGACGGTGTTCTCGGGACCTGAGCCATGGTTGACCGTGGACGCTGCGGTTTCGAACGATCTGTTTTATTTCAATCACTTTCCGCTCGGGTTGGACAACCTTGTCGTCGTCGCTCCAGATGGAACGCAGGTCGAAGCGGAAAACAAATCCACCGGCAAGTATCGCAGCGTCTTTGATTTGCCTTTGACGCAGCAAGGCACCTATCGCGTGGCCGTCGTGAACAATGGTGCGTTTGCGAGCTGGGAAGAAAATGGCAAACGTCGCCGTTGGCGCGGAAGTGCTGATGCGATCGCCAGTGAAATTCCCGCGGACGCGTCGAACCTTCGAATCTCAGAAAGCGTCGGTCGCGTGGAAACGTTTGTGACCAACGGCGCACCAACAGAAGAATCGCTGCAGCCAACCGGTGTTGGCATCGAGTTGTTGCCGGTCACTCATCCTAACGATCTGTACGCGGGTGAGACCGCCACGTTCCGTTTCCTGGTCAACGGAAAGCCAGCGAAAGATTTGGAAATCAGCGTTGTTCAAGGCGGCACGCGCTATCGCAATTCGCAAGAAGAACAGCAGTTGAAGACCAATGAGAATGGTGAATTTGAAGTCGCCTTTGGTGACGCGGGAATGTACTGGATCGAAACCAGTCACCAAGACGAACAGACCAAGATCGAACGTGCTTCGTCTCGTCGCATGAGTTACGCGGGCACGCTGGAAGTTCTGCCTCAATGA
- a CDS encoding DUF2271 domain-containing protein, giving the protein MLKRILLIVGVALFSVGRARSEDWQASVEIPRLSVSEYHRPYVAMWIQDEKRKCVANLAVWYQQTRSGEGEGTKWLPDLRQWWRRSGRSLQMPVDGISGATRPAGKHELTFDDQDNRFSGLSAGKYSVVVEASREVGGRELIELPFTWPSDKPQKLSASGKEELGEITFVIPATESLSQN; this is encoded by the coding sequence ATGTTGAAACGCATTTTATTGATCGTCGGCGTTGCCTTGTTCAGCGTCGGTCGTGCCAGATCCGAAGATTGGCAAGCATCCGTCGAAATTCCACGATTGAGCGTGTCGGAATATCACCGACCCTACGTCGCGATGTGGATCCAAGATGAGAAACGCAAGTGCGTTGCGAACCTTGCGGTTTGGTATCAGCAAACACGCTCCGGAGAAGGCGAAGGAACCAAGTGGTTGCCGGACCTTCGTCAATGGTGGCGACGTTCGGGACGCTCGCTTCAAATGCCGGTGGATGGGATTTCAGGTGCCACCCGTCCGGCCGGAAAACACGAACTGACGTTTGATGATCAGGACAATCGCTTCTCGGGCTTATCCGCCGGAAAGTACTCCGTTGTGGTGGAAGCGTCTCGTGAAGTGGGCGGTCGAGAACTGATCGAACTGCCATTCACCTGGCCCTCGGACAAGCCACAAAAACTGTCCGCATCCGGCAAAGAAGAGTTGGGGGAAATCACCTTCGTGATCCCCGCCACAGAATCGCTTTCGCAAAATTAA
- a CDS encoding PepSY-associated TM helix domain-containing protein — MNQSSASSSSTATIRKSGFSSAMLRMVVLWHWTSSAVCLIGMLGFAITGITLNHASQIETEPDRESLVETLPDEWVERLAASEQTERAPLPRELADWLSQRVGKSIGGRQADWSEFEIYLSMPGPGSDAWLAIDRETGEFEFESTQRGWISYANDLHKGRNTGAAWKWFLDLFAIATLVFCITGLLLLVEHARRRKMTWPLVGLGLLLPFLVAVLFIH; from the coding sequence ATGAATCAGTCATCCGCGTCGTCCAGCAGCACGGCCACCATCCGAAAGAGCGGTTTTTCTTCCGCGATGTTGCGGATGGTGGTGCTGTGGCACTGGACCAGTTCGGCGGTTTGCTTGATTGGTATGTTGGGGTTTGCGATCACGGGAATCACGCTCAATCATGCTTCCCAGATTGAAACGGAACCCGATCGCGAATCGTTGGTTGAAACGTTGCCGGATGAATGGGTCGAGCGACTTGCCGCATCCGAGCAAACGGAACGAGCACCATTGCCTCGTGAGTTGGCGGATTGGCTGAGTCAGCGAGTCGGGAAATCCATCGGTGGACGACAGGCCGATTGGTCGGAGTTTGAAATCTATCTTTCGATGCCGGGCCCGGGTTCGGATGCTTGGTTGGCGATTGATCGCGAGACCGGTGAATTTGAATTCGAGTCCACTCAACGTGGATGGATTTCCTATGCCAATGATCTTCACAAGGGCCGCAACACGGGAGCCGCGTGGAAGTGGTTTTTGGATTTGTTTGCCATCGCGACGCTCGTGTTTTGCATCACCGGCTTGTTGTTGCTGGTGGAGCACGCACGGCGTCGCAAGATGACATGGCCGTTGGTGGGCTTAGGGCTGCTGTTGCCGTTTCTTGTCGCTGTATTGTTCATTCATTGA
- a CDS encoding DUF1559 domain-containing protein, whose translation MVPSPKSSASKRAFTLVELLVVIAIIGVLVGLLLPAVQAAREAARSMQCSNNMKQIGLAVHNYASTYAEAFPNNGFSGPNYPNDFSPQAKILPFLEQAQLQDLIDFSIPMGHPARHDLPVELREAAATRVPTYECPSDVGAELHSLTMPSGDSIQIAGTSYSMNQGSGQDGVFHPGNGTPSDGMCWVNAKLKFRDILDGTSNTILFAETTIGSGIDIATVDPKPDLRGYRASVSSIATTVLEAAQRSEYPPVEAVTNSWDGSRNHYWLRGSVPDGAVMNGYLTPNSQIPDLSFRSAKITGPRSYHTGLVKVLLADGSVQNVTDSVNQEIWYASWTRMGREVETIASDR comes from the coding sequence ATGGTGCCATCCCCGAAGTCGTCCGCGTCCAAGCGTGCATTCACCTTGGTCGAATTGTTGGTTGTCATCGCGATCATCGGGGTCTTGGTCGGGCTCTTGCTACCCGCCGTCCAGGCCGCTCGCGAGGCGGCTCGCTCGATGCAGTGCAGCAACAACATGAAGCAGATCGGGTTGGCCGTTCACAACTACGCATCGACCTATGCCGAAGCGTTTCCTAACAACGGTTTCAGCGGCCCGAATTATCCCAACGACTTTTCGCCGCAAGCCAAGATTCTGCCCTTTCTCGAGCAAGCTCAACTGCAGGACTTGATCGATTTCAGTATCCCTATGGGCCACCCTGCTCGGCACGATTTGCCGGTGGAACTGCGTGAGGCTGCGGCGACTCGGGTCCCCACCTATGAGTGCCCCAGCGATGTTGGTGCGGAACTGCATAGCCTGACGATGCCATCGGGTGATAGCATTCAAATTGCCGGCACCAGTTATTCGATGAACCAAGGCAGCGGCCAGGACGGTGTCTTTCACCCCGGAAATGGAACGCCTTCGGATGGGATGTGTTGGGTCAACGCCAAGCTGAAATTTCGCGACATCCTGGATGGCACCTCCAACACGATCTTGTTCGCGGAGACGACGATCGGTTCCGGAATTGACATCGCAACCGTCGACCCCAAGCCCGATCTTCGAGGTTACCGCGCGTCCGTCAGCTCCATCGCGACGACTGTTCTCGAAGCCGCTCAGCGCAGCGAATACCCACCGGTCGAAGCCGTCACGAACTCCTGGGACGGCAGCCGCAATCACTACTGGCTGCGAGGTTCGGTGCCAGACGGCGCGGTCATGAACGGCTACCTCACGCCGAACAGCCAGATTCCCGATTTGAGTTTCCGGTCCGCGAAAATCACCGGACCGCGTAGCTATCACACCGGATTGGTGAAGGTGTTGTTGGCGGACGGCAGCGTGCAAAACGTGACTGACTCCGTGAACCAAGAAATCTGGTACGCCAGTTGGACCCGAATGGGACGTGAGGTCGAGACGATTGCGTCTGATCGATAG
- a CDS encoding ABC transporter ATP-binding protein, translating into MTSSEPDSISAASVASVSKTYRQGSRSVDALRNVSLDVPRGRFVAVMGASGSGKSTLLHLMSGLTRPSSGEVQVDGQSIASLSDQQLTCFRRSRIGLVFQAFNLVSSLSARDNILFPLYAAGRSLESEDVLRELAEQLGIADRLHHLPDALSSGEQQRVAIARSLITDPAIVFADEPTGSLDSATGESICRLLRTLCDQQKRTIVMVTHEPSVAIWADSVVVLKDGAIVDQFPTQICGDAQSLAAKYQEILTGVAAKLAETVG; encoded by the coding sequence ATGACTTCTTCCGAACCCGATTCGATTTCGGCTGCAAGCGTTGCATCTGTGTCAAAGACTTACCGTCAAGGAAGTCGAAGTGTGGATGCACTGCGCAATGTGTCGCTGGATGTCCCTCGAGGCCGGTTTGTTGCCGTGATGGGTGCCAGTGGCTCAGGCAAGAGCACGCTGTTGCACTTGATGAGCGGGTTGACACGCCCCAGTTCCGGCGAGGTGCAGGTCGATGGCCAAAGCATTGCGAGTTTGTCGGATCAGCAACTGACCTGTTTCCGCCGAAGCCGCATTGGTTTGGTGTTCCAGGCATTCAATTTGGTGTCGTCTCTGTCCGCCCGTGACAACATTCTGTTTCCGCTTTACGCGGCCGGTCGGTCTTTGGAAAGCGAAGATGTGCTCAGAGAACTTGCCGAGCAGCTTGGGATCGCTGATCGTCTGCACCATTTGCCCGACGCACTCAGTAGCGGCGAGCAGCAACGTGTGGCGATCGCCCGTTCCTTGATCACCGATCCCGCCATCGTTTTCGCGGATGAGCCGACGGGAAGTTTGGATTCGGCGACCGGCGAATCGATCTGCCGCCTGCTGCGAACGCTCTGTGATCAGCAAAAACGAACCATCGTGATGGTCACCCACGAACCATCCGTCGCGATCTGGGCGGACTCGGTGGTGGTGCTAAAAGATGGGGCGATCGTCGACCAATTCCCGACCCAAATCTGCGGCGACGCACAGTCCTTAGCCGCGAAATACCAAGAAATTCTGACTGGAGTGGCCGCCAAACTCGCCGAAACGGTCGGATAA